The following is a genomic window from Chanos chanos chromosome 1, fChaCha1.1, whole genome shotgun sequence.
ttttggggggggggcatgaatAATGGGGAGGAAGAGTCACATATCCTTGTGCTTGAAATGAACTATTTTTATGGAGCATTGTTACTTTAAATTTCCCCAAGTGTacgtaaaacatttaaaaaaaaaaacccaacatgaCCCATGGACATTTAACAgatgtctgtcttttctgtggttctaaacagtgaaacagaactGAACCTGCgactgtgtctgtgcctgcTAATGCTGCTTCACTCGcgataatgaaataatgaactTCAGCTGGAATAGGATCGCTGAATAAGTCAAACGACATCGCTAAGCAAGTTGTtcggaaacaacaacaacaacaaaaaacaaacaaacaagcagtctcatcttcatttcattcattttacgaGCTGTGAAAACTTGCACATTCTAGACCTACcctttgtacaaaaaaaacaaaccaaaaatccCATTCATGACTAAGAGAGGACAAGGTACAGATTCTAATCCTCGCCACTTCTTACAGTTACAGCTGAGCATCTTCTCCGAAATCCTTCACTTAACGACGCTGGAATTCTAAACTGCTGAATGGCCTCGTTCAAACCAGCAGGTACATTCTAAAGCAGTAAAGCGTGACCTGTGACGGGAAGTTCTTGGTTCAGACAGTAGCATCACTACAGAGGGTCTTACTGTAATGGGCTTTGATGGCCAGGCAGCGAGAGCTGAGCTGAGTTACGCAATCAGCTTAAGACAGTCACAACGAGGTTACTTAAGGTTAAATTGGGACTCCCGTTGCTCAAGGAATAATTCCTTAAGCTCTACCATCAAGCGTGGGCAGAAATTACGTTTCGAGATAGGCGGTCTCAGCTAACTCTGTAATAATGTCTCAAGGGGTTGGAATAATGTAGGCCTGCTTAaatttttatgggtttttttacCCCCTCATTTATGACCGGTACAAATAAAAACTTAAATGGTCTACATGTCTcgattttgtttgcttttatcaGAAAACTAATGTCCTTTCCCTTCAGTTCCACAGAAGTTGAATTCAGCCCAAGTGCCCTGTGCTTTCACCACGACAGGCCAATCGTGGGTTTAAAGAGTCACGGTTAAACGTAATTCTACCTGTGACTCTCTGGTCCTTGGCAAAGCCTCTTGGCTCTATTGCTGCTGAACTCAATAAAGACTGAATTAAGAGGTCCGGCATGGTCCATAATGCCACCATGAACTTCTCAGATCTCAGATGTTAGCCTCTATTACAACACTGGTCGCACAGAGAGCATCCACGACAGACGCTGGCGTCGTACCTTGTGTTCGTAAGGGGGCGGGGCTGGACCCTGCCAGGGCGGGGGATGGGGCGGTCTTATGTGGCTGCCATAGTGACCGTGAGGCGTCTGGGAGCCGGGCTGCCACTGCTGTTGAGGGGAAGGCCCATATCCTCCGGGATGAGACCAGGCCTCCGCCTGGGGCCGCGGGTGCATAGACTGCTGAGCGGGGTACGGAGGGTTCTGGGGCATTGTAGGACCCCCTTCCCCATAATGCGGGTAAGACGCAGGGGGGTATCCGGGTGCCTGCCACAAAAAGGAAACTTTAAGGAGAACAaccaaataaagaaaatgttgactttttttttttttttttttaaattaaggaCAAACCTAAATGGCAACACAAAGCAACCCTCATACACAGGTCGTACATTTTGGGTTCAGGCTCAATTTAAGGTTGCATGATCACAAAAGAAATGTGATATCTATGCTTCTTTATGGACATTTATAGAAATTTTAAAGTTAGACCCACCGCTTGACAGTGTGGGACAGGGTAAGGGGGCTGATTCGATGCCCCTGTGCTTCGGTTTGGGCAGCCCTGATTGTGATATTGGGGTTGTCGGGGAGGCATCTGATCGCCGCAGTAGAACGGGTTGGAAGGGTGTAGAATACCCGTCGAGTACTGTCCTGGATTATAGACTCCATTGGGATAGGCTGACATTGGCTGGAAGACCAAAGCAGAGCGATGAGACGGAGATAACTTTATGGCAACCTTATACTGCGGAGGACGTTACGTCAGAAACGATTGACTGCCATACCTGGCCGTTATACGGCGGTTGTCCGTTGACATCAGTGCCAGGAGGATAGGCGTTTCCGTAAGGCCCCGTTGAATGAGACTGGGGATACCAATAGTTCGGTGGATATCCAGAATAAGGTGTAGAGTCCTAAAAAAACGGCAAGAGAGTATGGGCAACTTTAGACGTTTAAGCTtataaaaaataacatgttGAAATGGACGACAGGTCTAAGTCGGCTCATTGCTGTAATATTTCTCGTAAAAACACCGTTGGAAGTTGGTGAACTTTTATATGTTTCTATCTGACAGAGTCCTTAGTATGCAAAGGTTGCAGAACTCTAATCTAGTCTCCTTGTAGCTTGCCCCCTATGCGTAACGTTATTCAAGGCAAAGGCTGAGTTGAGACTTAGTTACGTCGTAACGACTCGCTGGCACTTAATTAGCCTAAACCGCTTGACCATAAACGAACATCACGCTGTcttaagttttaaaaaaagaccaaaatcaCATGGAGTAACACCACAAACAACGCCAGAAATTAGTCAGAAGCCAGTAATTACTGTAGGTAATCTCAATTTGGCAAGCCAAGTTATCTGCTGGTTAGCGAGATAGCCCGCAACATTACGATGAAAGTTTACTCACTGTAGTGTATCCTAAATACAGCACTCTTGGTTGACTAAGCATGCTTTGCTAATATATTCAACATTTAAGTCGTTTGTTAATACCTTACTAACTCGCTTTGCTGGAATGAAACAACTTACCATTGCGCTATTCCAGTTGTTGTTTTCCGAGTTGTAAGTTGAAGGCCAGGCTGATTTAGGATTCGACTGCATCTGCTGATGCATAAGCCAAGCTGCCTCTCCAGAACCCCTGTCGTTTCCAACAGAGTCGTAAGCCATTAACGAAATCCTTAGTTCAAACCTGCTCTTTCAGGAGACTTTGCCTGAATGCCAGCCGCTGGATTTCTTTGACTTCCACAATCACCACGCCAACAGCCCTGGGAGGGCAGCAAGTTGCTGGGGAATTCTAGAATGGTGCGCTATGTCTTTAACGCACAATTCTCTTCCAGGTCCAGGATACTGAGTTTACATAACTGAAATGTATCAGTCGTCTAAATGCACATATTAGTCATTTTATCGTATACATCTGAACATGACAGCTTTTTACTGAGCTAGTAAATATCACCTGTGTGACTTGGACCTAGGAACCAATTGTATGACGAGCAAGACAGATAGCGAACAGCCGTGTTACCGTCACCGGTGACGTCACCAGGGATATTACGTTGAGCTGTAACATAGAGACAaatgttaaactgaaaattatatatattatattttagtGTCTGAAAATATAtggtaaaattatttttaaaatacaaaatacgAGATATGTAATTTTGAACGATTTCTCCCCCAAGTTTACAAATGGTTGAGCATAACCGGAAGTGCTTCTTTGTTGCGTTATTTCCTGCTGCATGGGGCAGatacacatttcaaatgatCCATGGCTTGATACTTTTTTTCCATAATAGCCCCCAAATGTTATCAGAATGAATTATATGCCAGGGACTGCAAGCCTCATCGAGGACATCGATAGTAAGTTGGATATCACAGTGTGGAAACCATGTGAATTAATGTGACGTACGTCTCAAATGCTGCAGACAATGTCGGTGTTGTATAATGTTGTTTGCTACACGAGTGACGATTGGTAGTGAA
Proteins encoded in this region:
- the bag4 gene encoding BAG family molecular chaperone regulator 4, producing the protein MAYDSVGNDRGSGEAAWLMHQQMQSNPKSAWPSTYNSENNNWNSAMDSTPYSGYPPNYWYPQSHSTGPYGNAYPPGTDVNGQPPYNGQPMSAYPNGVYNPGQYSTGILHPSNPFYCGDQMPPRQPQYHNQGCPNRSTGASNQPPYPVPHCQAAPGYPPASYPHYGEGGPTMPQNPPYPAQQSMHPRPQAEAWSHPGGYGPSPQQQWQPGSQTPHGHYGSHIRPPHPPPWQGPAPPPYEHKDQSYHGQHPQNPQAGPKPRPGAPNPPQGKADFSSPPQIYTKCTAGGGGKGAEPRPAQGEPPPASTPGGPAPGPPLSDNPALARVQQVLARVDLLQEDVDEFVGKKTDKSYRCLEELLTKELLELDSVETNGQEGVRQARKEAVQRIQAILDRLEKKAF